The Montipora foliosa isolate CH-2021 chromosome 1, ASM3666993v2, whole genome shotgun sequence DNA segment ATTTGCACGAATGGGAGTAGAAAACAAGGGAACTGGATCTAGGGTAAACCAGCAAATATGTTCGTAAATGACCTATTCAtaggaataaaaattaatttcctcaaaacaacacaaaattaaACTACATGGAAAACAACAAGAATATTACAGATTCATCAAATAAATATAGACACAAAAATTTAATCCAAGCTTAGGTAACAGTATGTTTCTAAGCTTGTATAGGCTTACAAGATTACGTGGGACTACCAGTAATAAAAAGAACTTACTTACTTGTATCATTATCTTCTTCACAAGACAGAGATAAATTTACCTCTGCAGATTCATGAATGGTGTTTGATCTaataaggaaaggaaaaaatcaaatacAATACTGCCTGGAGAAGTGTATCGgcaacacaaaggaaaataattttaagtaaCAAGTGGAACAAGTGGTGTACATGTGCACCAATTATGTACTGTAGCTGTCGAGCAGCAAACCTCACCTTCCACGATGTAACAGGAATTCTGCAAACTCACTGTCTGTGCGTTGTGAAAGTCCCAGAGTTTCTTTTCTATCCCTCCAGAGATTAAAAACAGATTCCCTCAACCGAATCGACTTCAAAGAGCCAGGCAACTTTGGTCTTCCAACACGACGGCGTGTAATGGCCGCCATTTCGTCATACACACACAGTCTTCACAGAACAAAATTTACGAATATATACAGAATATTTACAAAATACTTTCAGAAATATAAAAAGTGACAACAAGAGAAAGTTTTTCCAGCAAGAGAATGAACAATATTCCAAGGATTGCTTTGGGAAAAAGCGATGCAAGTCTGCTTCGAAGAATTCGGTAATTTCGTGTAACACGAAATTCAGGATCAAAGTATCACGGCGCGCAATGCATCAAGGgtgaaaatgggcctttaaagctgagtgtttatttttaatttgttttgggctgctttttgctctgaattgcagtttttggtatgtgttaagatttttaattttgaatctactaaggttgcaagatgcctggacggcctatgacagaagagcagaaacgaaagaagagagaaagagaacgagaacgacaaaacggtacaccagtaatagcttaaagttggtggaagaagttactccacaaattcttttcttggacactaaatcgtttgttatttctacgcatgagttatttcaagtggatgcatatttctaaaaagtggtttagtcgttttttccttttctcaggaatgaaactcgaatctttattgttaactggaattaaataacaatcatctgtagtctttttggacagaaataatcgatcttttgctggtttgtttggctttaaaatgcgagcgaacaagaagttttttactccgcttgcctaattgtttttcgatgtgcctcgacagtgacaagaaaattttgcacttatgttctacacatgtaatcgcaatgagttctcgtaaaaagtaaggagaaatatcaccagcttgtgttttcagaagcttgtttagagcacgtacaggtaatttgttggagatcttgtttgaagtttgtcctttctagtcgattctggttctaagccaagctggcgtgtttcaatgaagtacatcaaaatgtaaatgatctcgttttcagagataaagtggaataaataaagtacgatctgtcacatcacgagctatagtacgtctgtgatttctaattttagcgtgattcctattcgctggcttttgacagtcgactctgaaatggcttctttccttttccgttcgcttgctgaggatttgcttgttttcttttcaaactcttgcgattcaagaaaaattaattgcctagctggtgaattcgacagtagatttcgctggaaaaaccgatatcacactcatcccttcgtgattcacgcgatcagtcggtttttcaggtgaaattaaccgtggaattcactagttaggcagcgaagaaaatgacataaaatgaccgggaaaaccaagaggcggacagttccaaagccttttattttcactaatcctatagccagtacgaataaacaagccgggagctccgcttttaggcttggctaaatctatatattaaagaaGGTTAATCACAACACCTTACAGAATTTTTGACGTTTTATAATGTAATACTAGACACTTTAAGATCGAGGTTTCCCGCCAACCGCAAACCTCAAAATGTCACGTGACCTCACGCTTGCCGTCAGGTTTGCCGTTTGCGGTTCACGTTTCTACGTCTGGAGACCTGTCTTGCGGTAAGTGATTCCCCGCAGAGTTTTTTTTGTGACTTAATCATCGAAAACTCATGTTCAAAGGCCCAaacttctttctttcttatGTCTTTTATCTTATCGAATCGAGTTTATGCTTTATTTCCACTCCaccaaaatatatttcaagCTATAGTTCGACTGGTCCgagttgaaagaaaaacaagcatGGCGCTGCTCTAAGCATGTGCTCAACATGTTCAAAAAACTACCTTTCATTCGCAATTTTCAATCCAGCATCTTAAAGTTCTTTTAAAAGTAACAGATGAACTGTAATTATGCCGTACATCATGTTTATTTTCTAGAAAATGGCTCCATTTCGATGGCCAACTAGTTTCCACGATATTTGCCTTTGTAAAGAGGTCTTAGAAAAAAACCCAACCTCCGTAGCTGAATGGGAAAAGATAGCGGAGATGCTTAGTGAACAATTCAGCGCTCCAGAGAAACCGGTGGAAGTGAAAGGAAGAGGATGCAGGGAGCGCCTAGATCGATTGCTACAGAAATATAGGCAGGACGATAAAAGATCTCTCAAAAAGTGAGTGTAAACAGCTTCTTTTTTGACATCTCTCTTTAGAAGCTTATTTCTTCTTTCCAGTTTAGTTTGATATCAGGATTTGTTTACAATTTGGAGTGTATTATTCCCTCTCAGTTTTTTAAGGCCACAATATATATTGTCGTCCTTTTCTTGTAACATATTTATCTCACCATGCAATCACTTGAGCTTTGTTTATGTTACCATAGATAATTGAAATAATAttgaattatttatttataaatgtcACTACTCTTTTCGATGCTTTCAGATCAGGAACAGAAGAAGAGTATACAGAGCTCCAGCAGTTATTGCATGATATAAACTCTTTTAAAAGAGATATGGAGGAgctaaaaaacaaagaaataatgaagaaaaaacaaaagcaaaaacaggAGCGAGAAAAGGGGCTTCAAATGAGAGAGGCTGCTTTATCTGGAATGGCTAGTAAGAGTTTTCCTGAAATTACTTTTATTGCATTGAAAAATCAATTTACAGTCTTTGGTGACTGGGATCATGTTCATTGCCCTCACTATGGATGTCATCAAGTCATCCAgctatgtgtgtgtgtgtgtgtgtgggtgtaggggggggggggggtgcattGCCTGGAAACTAGTGTAATTCTGAAAGCTACTGTCAGCTTATTGTTGTTTTAATTGTTATTCCAGAGGGAAAGTGTGACAGTGATGATACCTCCAGCAGCTCTGAGAATGAGGAATCTACTTCCACTGATTCAAAAAAAGGTGTGGTGAAATATAGGTTTCAAAGAGTACTAATTGCACAACATTTCCTATCAGTTTACTGTTTTGGACAGGGATAAACATTCAAAACATATTTGGTTTTGTGTTCACTCACAGCACTCACAGTCCTGTAAGGACTCATTCGATGTGCTTGTTTTTGGTGAATGTGGAATTTCCCTTTTAAATATAAAACTGCAATCATCATTAGGTCTGAGGAAGAAGACCTGATGTGTAGTTTTAGAGATACCATACCTCCATGATGGAAAGTGGCAACCTCCCCCCCACCACCCACACACAACCCACAGCTTTCATCCAACCATATAAAATTTATTAAGATAAATTTATTAAGGTTTAGTAAGAAAAAATAAGATAATTAATATTGTCCTTTTGATATCAGTGTCTCCAAGGAAGAGAGCTACCAGGTTCTCAGCAGTGAAAATGCTGGAAGCTAAGTACCAAAGAAAGGCAGATCTTAAGGAACAAGAGCTCAAACAAAGGATGCAGGAATTTGAATTCCAAAAGCAAAAATATGAGGATGAAGCTTCTGAACGTAAAGAGAAGTCTAAATTAGAACTAGAGGAGAGAAGGCTGTTCTTAAGTATGCTAAAAGAGAAACTGTAATCATGTGATTCATGGTGTTTATTTGCCATAGTTCTACCACTTAAATGCTGTACCTATACCATGAGAGTATACAGCATATCTCCTTGTTAGCTGGTAAAGTGGTTTTGTTTTGCAGGTTATGGTTTGCTACATTGGTTTACCAAGGTGCACTTTTTGGAAATTGTTAGAAGGGGTATTGcatcagtttttgttttctggagTACAAAAAGCTAGATTCTTTCTTAGCTTTATTTTCTCTGATCAATAACAACCCTTATTCCCAGGGTAATTGACTGACATTTTAACTGTGATGTTGTACAAAAGTGACAGCAGTTCAGACTAGAGTGATGAAGAAGACCTGGATTGTTGTTTCTTGATGCTGTGTAAATCAGAGAGAGTCCAATACTTGGCAAGAGACCGAATTTTGCTAATCAATCAAACCTGACCTAATTCTTAAAAATTTCCAGATGGTTGGAAATCCTGAGAGGCTGGGTAGGGGTCCAAATGAGAACTGTGCAATACCCCTGGTGACAAAGAAGAAATGATGCACTCCTCAGTTAAGAAATGAGTTCAAAGTGTTTACTGTATATGTATCTGTATGCCACATTTCAATTAcaa contains these protein-coding regions:
- the LOC137968552 gene encoding DNA ligase 1-like, with the protein product MAPFRWPTSFHDICLCKEVLEKNPTSVAEWEKIAEMLSEQFSAPEKPVEVKGRGCRERLDRLLQKYRQDDKRSLKKSGTEEEYTELQQLLHDINSFKRDMEELKNKEIMKKKQKQKQEREKGLQMREAALSGMAKGKCDSDDTSSSSENEESTSTDSKKVSPRKRATRFSAVKMLEAKYQRKADLKEQELKQRMQEFEFQKQKYEDEASERKEKSKLELEERRLFLSMLKEKL